GATGGACACGTACACCGACCCGTAGAGTACCCAGATGGTCGTATTGATGACGAACGATTTCACATCGAAGGCGGCGTAGGTCACCAGCGCGATGACGCCCACGGCGAGGCCGGCGATTGCTGTAACCGCCATCACGACGGCGACCCGTCCGAGGAACTTCCCGAACACGACGTCCCGTCGGGTATGCGGCAGTGCGAGCATCATCTTGAGCGCGCCACTTTCACGCTCACCAGCGATGGTGTGATAGCCCACGAGTAACCCAAGCATCGGAACGAAAATCGCCCCCGGTTGTCCGAGGCTGTTGATGAGCGCCAGGGTGAATCTCGGAGTGCCGCTGTACCCAACCTGACCAATCTTGGGCACCCACTGAATCGCGGCGAAGAACACGACCGAGAGGAAGAACAGGCTCACCGTCCCGAGAACCGCTGGCGAGCGTCGACACTGGTGGTACTCTTTTCTCGCGACTGTCTTGAGGCTCATCGAATCTCCCGTGTGACTTTCGATTTGGAGGGTTGGCTGGACATTGGGGGAGGATTCGGAGGACGGGCACGTAGTGTTTATGAATTAACATTTTCGATACGGCTCTGTGCCAACACGTATCGTGAAATCGCTGTTAGATGTAACTCAATCTATATCTTCTCGCCGGTCGTTTCAACCTTCGTGACGATTTACCCTTCCCGACGGGCGTTTCTCGGGCTCTCCGGTGCCACGCTTGTGGCTCTCTCGGCCGGCTGTCTGGACGCCTTTGCGTCCGACCCGGCCACGTTGAACATCAAAAACAGCGCAGCGGTCGACCACACGGTCACGGTAAGCGCCGTCCACCGCACGGGCGAGCAGGCGGATTTCGAAGCGTCGTTCACTCTCACGGCAGGCGACGTCCAGCAGGTCCCAAACCCACTGCAGATGGCGGGCACCTACGACATTCGCGTCGTCGTCGCGGACACGTACGACGAGACCTACGAGTGGACCATCTCCGAAAACGGTGCGCGGAGCTTGTATCTCGACATCCAGTCAGACGGGATGTCGTTCTCGGACGCCGACTGGGGCCAGTAGCCCTCCGACAAGAGTGTCAGTCGTCGCAGACGCCGTGAATCCACTCGACGAGGTCCGCTACGACGTATCCGGCGACGTTCCCGCCGAAGTAGAGCGTGCTCGGAGCCACGGGCGTCGGTCCGTGCTGAAAGTAGT
This sequence is a window from Haladaptatus sp. QDMS2. Protein-coding genes within it:
- a CDS encoding ABC transporter permease subunit, which encodes MSLKTVARKEYHQCRRSPAVLGTVSLFFLSVVFFAAIQWVPKIGQVGYSGTPRFTLALINSLGQPGAIFVPMLGLLVGYHTIAGERESGALKMMLALPHTRRDVVFGKFLGRVAVVMAVTAIAGLAVGVIALVTYAAFDVKSFVINTTIWVLYGSVYVSIAVGFSAWMESKRKALVGTVSLYALFMLGWDALMFILQLIFIGPTLPQGAQLPDVIQFAGVLNPARAFMFASRSALPAYYELTVYSESNAAFLQDWIGFPILAVWVVVPLSLGYLRFRAADIH
- a CDS encoding FixH family protein is translated as MTIYPSRRAFLGLSGATLVALSAGCLDAFASDPATLNIKNSAAVDHTVTVSAVHRTGEQADFEASFTLTAGDVQQVPNPLQMAGTYDIRVVVADTYDETYEWTISENGARSLYLDIQSDGMSFSDADWGQ